The segment agcatcattacatcttcagtgtcacatgatccttcagaaatcattctaatatgctgatttggtgctcaagaaacattttgtattattatcaatgttgaaaacagttgtgctgcttcatatttgtggaaaccataaaacattttttgatagatataaagttcaaaagaacagcactgatttaaaatagaaacctttcataacattataaatgtctaagGGACCGTTGACACAGAAGGCACTACTTTTCCattatttttcaatgtaaatgtGCTAGACGGACATTTTTCGCGCATTTTTGCAGCATCTTGCGCATGACACAGCATTCTAAATACGTGGCACTCAAGTTAAAAtaagttcaacttttaaaaagcGCATCTCAAGatcttgcactttttttttttcgtgtcTTGCGTTTTTAACAgcaaaaatgtgttctgtgtgaaccgGCCCTTAcagccacttttgatcaatttaatgcatccttgctgagaaaaaaatattaagtcctgtaaaaaaataaataaataaataaaaaaacaaatatcttactgaccctaacttttgaacagtagtgtatgtgaTGTGCAACAACATGCACTGAACTCTCCAAATATTCAATTAGGCTTACACACTGTGGCATATATAGCTTGCACATAACATATGTAGCTTGACTATACAAAAACCTGCTATCGCAACTTGATGGTGCATCTCTAGAAATATTAcacaataaatgtgtgtgtatgaccCATGTAAACGTTTCAAAGACCAGCTATAATTTTCACCTCTTCAAACACAGCCTTCTCCAGGTCCATGCTGCGTGCAGATCCATCATAGCTGACTGTGATGAGGTTGCAAGGGTGAGATGAGAAAGCCATGCTGGTAATTATACGAGAGTGGGGTTCAAAGCAGAGTACACCATCATCACCCCATTTAGCATCCTTAGGGAAACACAGTTAAGATTGTACATTATGATAGGCATAACAGAGAAAATCTGGAATAGCCATTAGTCACTTAATCACATCCCCACTATCCAACGTTCACAAACATCTCTCCTTTGTATCACCCCATTATAATGTTATCTCACTGGTTTCCAGAGCCCCAGGTGGCCCGACTTGTCTCCTGCTGCCATGAGCAAGCTAGAAGCAGAGGGGTGAAAAGCTGCTGAACAGATCCGTTCTTTCACAACTTTCACCACATAACCTTCATTGATAGATAATTTCTGCAGCACTTCTTtgtacctgaaaaaaaaatatgttaatacatttaaaacaaattatatattcCAGCTGCGTAAATTGCTACTAATTACTACACGATTAACCCTATTTGAAATTGACAGAAGAGACACCAAAATGACATGCATAGATAAACACTCTCTTTTTGCCATGTTACTCACGATTTCAAATCCAATGTTTTTGTGTCTTGTTTTAAAGGGACCTAAAAAGACACAAATCATACAGATTTTGGGTTTATATGTGATGCACAAGTAACTGGAATtccaaattataattaatataggagtgtttttgtgcatgtgtaAACACTGACCTCATTCCAGAGATTTAATAAATCTTCAGGTACCCTGAAATCTTCATCCAGGTTGATTGGATCCAGTGGTATTGGTCCGGGGGGTTTTTTAACTATTATTTCCTGAAATAAGACATTTGTTTAGTTGCAGATTCAATTATTTCAAAGTGTTTTGTCAAGATTGTGTTAAAATTTAACATTAACACTCTAAATTCAGATGCATGTCAGTGACTTACGTATCTTTTTTCTGTAAACGGGCTAAGTTCTAGAGTAACAGCTGTCCGAGGACCCCTATTCTGTAGCCGCAGTGACTTGCGAACAGGGAGCATCTCTGTTTCTGTCTTTTCCCTAAAGTAAATAATTTCTTTAGTTAGTGAGACGGTGTAGTTTTGGACCATTAAACATTAGGACCACTTCAActgaaaataatacaaatatattaacAGATAATAccaatatattgaaataaatattatttacgTTGTTTTCATTGTGACATTTTAATAAGTTACTATTAATAGTTACTTTTTCAGGCCTTTCTGAGTAGGCTTCGGCTTGGGTCTCAGAGATTCAGAAATCTGCAAAAGAGTACCATTGTAATTCATTAAGTCAATGGCATAAAGTCAAGCAAGTTTCATGTGAAAAACAGccaaattattaaaacatgacTCTCCTGCCGCACTACAAAGTTTTACCTGAGGCAACTTCAGGGAATTGAGGAAGGCCTGGTTCTGACGGATATTCTCCAGTCGCTCCAGCTCATATTCAGACAAACCCTCACGATAACCCTGTTTGAGATGACAAAGAAAAGGTGGATTTTGACATTCAGATTGAAAGTCGACATTTTGGCTGTAGACATGATCATGTAGCGTTTGTACGTTACTTACTGGAGGAAATTCTCTGTCGTTGTCTGATTGTGTCTCTTGAACTTTTTCTTCTTCCTCACTgtcatttttctaaaatatatatgtaatagtCAATATACTATACAAGTTCACAAACACAATTAGTTCTTAAATGTTCATTAAGGGAGGTCTTTACCTTTCTCTTAACTGCCTTTCTGGTGTTTTTCACCTCAGACCTAAATGTCAGACATTTTGGGGATAAAATTTGTTTCTTTTCATGGTTTTGCTTCTCTCTGATACGCCGGGACATCCGACGCACCGGTTCATCCATTCCAGGATTCTGAGGCGGTGTCCTCTCCTAAAAATGACAAGTTTTACATTCAAAAAATAATCCGGCCTTAAGGACCAGCATGTTTCTGCGCCCTGTGTCATACAGGGGGCGCTATAATCACTGCATTGGACTGCAGGAGTTTCTTCTTCTCGGTATTTTTTAACgaaaacaatataaacattACAACACTGACCGAATCTGTTTTTATTTGCCAGTTAcagtaattaactttattttctttaaataatatAGTCTTCGCTGTCGCTCAATGTGCCTCAGATATAAATAATCGAAATAACGGTTAAACCGGTTTCAATATTCTCATCTCGTCGTCATCCATTCGTGAACCAAACGTCATTTACGCGTTCGGGCTACACGTACAGTAAACTGTCTCTATAAACATGTATGTATATGCAGATACTGGCAAGATAAGTATGACATACCGACTAGTTATCAGCACGCGCTTTATTTCTATAAAGTCTTGGAAGTGAGAAACGTTTAATAAGGGAGCGAACCTCACCTGTAAAAGTTGCATCGTCTCTAAACTTTTTTCACTGTTATCTGCATCCATGTCTATGCAGGTGAGATTATTCAACACACTTCCTTTGAATCACGCTGTTATGAAAACTCCCGCGTTACTCATCTGTTTTGTAACTCTCCCCGCCCCTTTTGTTATGGAACTGAAAGAGTGAAAGTTGATTTGATCATCTCTTAAGACAATTCTGATAATCATCATCTGGGAGGTGTTTTAATGTGCACTCGTGACATTTCATGTTTAGGTAGCCTACTTATTTAACCCTGCTCACTACTATAAACCGGTGCAGTAAACTAACACAGAGTAATAAAAGTGAAAGAGTTAAGCTTAagctttaattcatttatttaaagctattttTAGACTAAGAATTTGTTAATGATTTATATATTATTGCTTTACATTCTATGAGCTAAATCATTTCTAACATGtttattaacccttaaatgtgtgtgtgtttgtgtgtgtgtgtgtgtgtgtgtgtgtgtgtatatcttGGTTATAGAGACATTTGTGAGTCTTGTGAAGGGACACTGAGTAAGAGGGCCCAATTTCTGAGAGAAATTTCTGGTCCTGCAAATAGGCctacttagattttttttttttttaaacttacagTTGTACATTTACAAACAATGACTCACAAATACTTTTTGGTTAACTTTCTTAAATGAACCTATAATCAATGTTCATTGAAGAAATAAATAGTAACATTAAGGGGTGGTTTCCCggacagggtttaaattaagcCAGGATAGGCCTTAAACCAGAATAGTTAATCGTGGTTTAAAAAATTAAGTAGCCTACAGATTACTAAAACCTGGACTATGGAGtcttgaattaaaataaaccagattaatttaaaaccaacTGTGCAAATCTGAATGAGCATGAGAGAGGTTTCCTGTAAAACATGAAATGAACCAAGAAAAGCTTAAAATTGCATGGAACTGAGAAGCAAATCCAAGGAAAACAATGGCAGCAAAAAAAGACTCcaatataaaaactaaactaaacaagagacatttattttaaagcaagcaaaatacatcagctgtgaaaaaaaaagaaatgccaGGAAATCTGTTTGTAATGAATTCCTTTTAAATAGAttagttatttatatataataatcatgtgattaatgcttttgttttgtccttTACATAGCAACAAACTAAACGTAACtatttacacatgtgataatCGGTGTTGGCAGTTTAGAGATGATGCTGGTTTGATCCAAAGCACTATCATAGTGGTTGTGTCATCATATAAAAAAGGCAAtttttgttagcaggtcctcaacccaagcacaagctcTACACTTCACAATGGTAATCtccaaaaaacattaacataacaaaaacttttacataatagaacattaaacagtaagaagtctctccatattctcatctttctaaaaaaaaaatgcataaaataacactttttcaacatttactctcccacTTCAGCCCAGTGCAAAGCATGATTGGGTTACTTgactgaaacatgttatttcaaaataaaaaaaaacaagtagtGAGTTTTAGTAaccaagtcaatttaacatcaaacaatcacatttaaaccagaaataATGgtgtttaatcaaaataaattgtttaaataaagtgaacagcaccaaaaaaaaaaaaaaaaaatatatatatatatatatatatatatacttacatACAGTGTATATCAATATCGATATATATCCAAGTAATACatgatttattgtttattaaactCTGGACTGGACTAAGTCTAGGActattttaaaccatgacaGAGAAAGCAGATTTCTGTTATTCTGGTTTAAAGGGCCATTTTATTCTAGGATATGCTTAATCTCTGTCTGGGAAACTGCCCCTAAAagtgctaaataaaataatctaaaaatgaaaactgtaaTTGTAATTTATCACCTAACCCAGACAATTTGCTGTTGCCCTGGCTGTTCAGAATTTGGAACAGCATACTAATACTATTCTTACTATTTCAGCCATATAAAGATGTTGGCTGCGTCCAAAATCccatactctcttgagtaggtacttattttgaatcaGTACTTACTTTGCAAGCGCTAAAATGTGAGctttatatagtatgaatgtgtgtagtatgaatgaaatctgGACATTGGctaccatgttgtcattatcatgtgactgACAGTGTCAGTTGCCATTCACATATCCTCTActatggcctcatgggatagtaaagtgtccattgtatGGGATGGTACTCAAATAGTAACTAaccgggtactttttgcctactcttttatgagtactctAAATTCAGACATGCTTCTTTTGTCACATgctgtttttcacctactatatagtagggaagtatgcgattttggaCACAGTTGCTGAATTAGCTACTAGTATACTCTACTTACTACTTTTACAATATCTTTCTATGACAGAAATTGTAGTATGCTAGTGTGTGGTTCCATATGCTGCTCCAGTCAGGATAAGCCAGTACCAGGGAGGTGTCTCCCTCTAGTGGCTGAGCAGTTCAAGAATACAAACACATAAAGCAGCAAGGTCATACGTATTAGGTCTACGCCTAGATACTATAGAGCTAATGCACACTAAGCTCTCTTCTGTCCATTACAATTGTATTTGAAAGGACAGGAAAGGTAGAAAATATTCTCATATCAACAGTTTAATTTTTGTGTTAACCTCAAAAATATTTACAGAAGTCCTTGTGTggcttttaatttaaattgtatataatggAATTGTATTAGTGTGAATGtatgtttcattttatttggtATGGTtttaaaatagtaaataataaaaCCCCTGTAGTAGCTTCAGTGTACCaagctgttttgtatctttttaTATGAGTAGCTTCACTGTAGTCTAACTGCTTtgaattatgaatattttaatagttttccaAACACTGGGGAAAAAACTAGTGATGTGTATCAaaattgtgttgctttagcTTCATGtctggatgtgaaaatgtgaatttaaTATGACAATCGTATTTCTCAGAAATAACcacatttcatatttaaatagtattaAAACTTGAATTAAGTTCAAgtggaaaaaaacaacattccacttgaagtttttttttttttttttttttttttgcaagtcttttttttttttgcagttgttTTTTGCAAGTCAAAAATTTGTAGCTCAGGGTTATTTATTCACAACTTCTCATGTTACCGCTCAAAGGAAAAAGGGGTTGGTCTGACTTTGCTCTTTCATATAAAAATGTTGTATCAGACAGAATATAATCACCTGAAAATAAAGCAAGGGATATGTGTACtttacattttaacactaaCATTTGTTAGTGTGACAATGGAAATATATGCTCTGGCTGTTCTTCGTGTAACATAAAATAACCGCTACTATTTttaagaattaaaataaaatacaatttatacaaTTATTTATATGTTTCGAATAAAATTGAATATTGCAGTAATGCATATATCTACCATAATATTTATGTTCAGTAACGTTACAACATCTGTTAAATTACGACTTTGGCagaatttgtaaaaaaaaataaaaagatgtaTTGAAAGCCATACATTCTTAGTTATGTTGTCCTTAATTCAGATTATAGATAATTAAAAGCAAATGACATAACAACGCCCcaaatattcacaaaaatgAACTATAGTTTGAGAATTAAactaattttaatgttttttttgatGAGTGATGAAGAGGAGATGACTAATAGTAATGTTGGGAATGTGTGTCCTGTAATCCTGCTCCGGTGCTGAAGATGTTTTAGCATATATCCTATTATCCACATGAGTGATCCTGATGTCTGATTTGGACGGAACTCCAGGATCAGATAAAGGACGACTGAAGCTTGTTTGCTTTGCATGCGACTTTCACACCATCCAGAGGAACTCAACTAGATAATTGGCCACAAAGCCCACTGAGTCACTGGCTCTCTTTCCCTGACACAGGCATGCTAAGACATCACTAACCATCACTCGCAAAACAACCAGTCAGGCGGAACGACTGCTCATCTCTCTGCAGTAAAGTTGAGTCCATGTGCCCTTTTTCATGTACTACTTAAATTtgccaaataaaataaatgttctgCAGCAATtctgatttcattttttaatttgatatatttattatagtttttcaAAAATTCCCTGTATATATAAACCTGCTATAGGCAATCCACAGTTTTCCAAGAAAGAGTATTTTTCAGAGAATATAATGGAACTTGAAGCTGGGTTTGATTTCTAGGAATTATTCCCCTTGGTTCACTGAAAAGGCCTAAACcttgcatgtttgagctgttttaactgaaaacaacttgcactgacatatcttaaaatatatcagtgccactgttttgtctcaagatgcacaccagtaatgaatttctctaaggcatgtttataaaagctacttaaatgtcataatttaactaAGGCTTAATCTAAggcctgtctgtgaaactgggccttaGAAACTAAAACATCTATTAACTTTGACTTTTAGAAACATTTATCAACAGTGAGGTTTAAGTTCAGTTTAGTGTTATAATAAACCAATGCACCATGTTCTGTCTATGAAGCAAGACTGATGAGCGTGATTTCATTTGTTGGACAGCTGTCTGGCCTCCTCCCAGAAGAGCGTTTGAATGTCGGTGTCCCCTTCAGCCTATTTTGTACCAGACATAAGCGTTATATATTTCTTATGTCTCTGACATCCATTACAGATGATTGCAAGTGATAGGTTCTTAGTTGCACTGAAGGATGATTAAGCTTTTTACTTGTTTTAACTCGTCTTATAGGCAGAGGGGCAGAGGCCGCACAGTGAGTTTGTATTCCCTGGAATGCTACAAACCTGCATTCTCACACCAACTTGAGGCACATATGTACAATGACAAACACACACCCTAATACATCGTCTGTGCGTGGGGTAATTTAATGTGATGTTAACTGCTTGGAGAAAACCGTGCATGTTACTGCATGCACCTGTTATAGGAACAGTACACCCCCCaatcctgtcatcattttactttttcaaaaaaatatctcagcaggtttgaaatgacatgaaggggagtaaataatgacagaatttcaattTTTCAGTAAACTctgcatttaataaaaaatatgttctatGAATGTTTTGCTAAtattcccattaagttatgaaaatgtcTTTCTTGGTTATGTGAATGTTAGAGAAACATTAAGGGAATGTTGTCTCTATTTTATTCTTTTGCAAGTATTATAGAAATGTTACTTTTTCATGTTCTATGAAGCATCTGGAAAAGTAGTAACATTAGATTAACATCCAACtaaaatgaataatgtataaaaaacatttttgtgctaatgttttgaCAACTTTAGAAAAGACCAAAGAATCTTGAAGGAATGTAGGCtactattaatgttactggaagaacaaTTGTACAACTTTGAACAAGAACAAGGTCTTGCACAAGAACCTTGCCAAACTGTTAAGCAAAGTCAATGAGAACGTTCTCTGTTGGCTGGGTATATCAACTGACTGAACGGAGAAAGTGTTTAAAGTGACTTGATTAAACTCTAAAACTCAGCAAAagcttttccttttttaaacgGTTCTCCTCTTTGGTTTTTCAAACCAACTCTATATCATTGTACAGTCCTATTTCTTTATCAAGCATTAAGTGATGCTGAGTGATTTTGGCAGGTGAAAGCCCATAAAAACAACAGCAGGAAGTGTTCTGTCTCTTGTCTGAAAAGGGTGTGTTGCAGCCAGGGAAgcagaagaagaggaggaggagatgGGCAGACAGGTATGTGAAGACTGGAATGTTCATTTCAGTCACACCTGGGATGAACACACCTACCGAACCTGGTCTTTCCTTTTTCATTGGCTGATTTGATCATGATGGACAGCGCAACCAACAAATAAACATTCTCTTTTGGCTGCTGAAGGGGTTTGACCTATGATCCCCAATTGTGAACCAATAGCATGTCAAGGTTGACTTGCAGATAGGTGGGGTGGAGAGTAAATAAAACTCATCGGTGGGGTGTGTCCACAGTGGCATACGTAAAGACTGTGAGGCTGTAGTATACCGTGCAGATCTCCTGCCTCAAAATTATGGTTTGTGGAAGACGGACTCAGACTTATCTTGGTGGAAAGCTACTGAGAGCCACTGGAAAAATCACAGAGGTCCTCCCTAACCTGGTAATCTCAGCTGCAGCTACCTACATGGGGAGACATGTCATGAAGACTTATTTGCTGTTCTTTTGGC is part of the Chanodichthys erythropterus isolate Z2021 chromosome 11, ASM2448905v1, whole genome shotgun sequence genome and harbors:
- the wdr76 gene encoding WD repeat-containing protein 76, encoding MDADNSEKSLETMQLLQERTPPQNPGMDEPVRRMSRRIREKQNHEKKQILSPKCLTFRSEVKNTRKAVKRKKNDSEEEEKVQETQSDNDREFPPGYREGLSEYELERLENIRQNQAFLNSLKLPQISESLRPKPKPTQKGLKKEKTETEMLPVRKSLRLQNRGPRTAVTLELSPFTEKRYEIIVKKPPGPIPLDPINLDEDFRVPEDLLNLWNEVPLKQDTKTLDLKSYKEVLQKLSINEGYVVKVVKERICSAAFHPSASSLLMAAGDKSGHLGLWKPDAKWGDDGVLCFEPHSRIITSMAFSSHPCNLITVSYDGSARSMDLEKAVFEEVYRSTSVLRSFDFLSNDCSTLLFGDGNGDVVVVDRRTPGKYESLHAMAANPLRSVHVHPVQQHYFVVAESSFVNIYDLRHLKRRNNQAVCELNGHSRSVSSAFFSPLTGNRVLTTCMDDTIRVFNTSQMDGNTPVLNSILHNMHTGRWLSKLSAVWDPKHQECFVIGSMDKPRRIQVYHESGCLLHTFRNVDHLTTVCSITAFHPSRNTLLGGNSSGRLHIFTDRFIN